In the genome of Acidobacteriota bacterium, one region contains:
- a CDS encoding ABC transporter permease, whose translation MSFFRLRALFRRSHMECDLRDEMSFHAATARQTVELEATAEACRDARGVSFLENTLRDLRYAARGLWHTPGFTIPALMTLALGLGAAIAIFSVADAVLVQPLAYPGANRLMELHESMPLLLKTPVAFSAPDIAQVQRAGAEFTGVASFEENQRDLVVGAAAAARVRTTRISANLLPLLGISPVLGRNFTARQDQPGQHVAILSNALWKQELGGDPHVLGRTLHLDGVLYTVVGVMPPGFEFPPRGLPDNRPAALFVPMAFTTTELTDLADGFDFGVLARLRPGATPAEARVQMEAASSRILQIWAAKLGKIPGLSLVITVDPLRDLVIGPTRVLMDLLLGAAALLLLLSCANVANLFLVRATTRRREWSLRAALGASGGRLIRQALTESTLLSLVAAAGGLMLAWGALAALTASAPASLPQVREIGLNGWSLLFAAAVALVAGPLCGLLPAHAAARSDLEQNLRADAPSLAGGGSGARARQTLVVAQVAIAFVLVCGAGLLVHSFVQAEAGSSGTHPQGVTTAELLLPQTQYAAAGRAVTFVRELQGRLEAQPGVRVSAVSTALPTEPNWGRIFTVEDKPAPAGTPLPVSKHTLVTRGFFRTLGIPMVEGRDFTPQEVQGGRHVVIVSASIARRYWRHGSAIGQRIAWGTSGGHAPWLTIVGIAGDVKESGLDQPAGLQTYVPYGQMCATARSDDACRNLYLSVQGRDRALLSLPRFVAGVDPEIPVTNVRPLQAVLDASITPRRFNTLLLAVFGLAALLLAGIGLYGVLSFAVAGRKRELAVRMALGAAPGSVVRMVIGIGGRLALAGLLIGALCAWLLSGILHASLGDLLYRTATLDPFTWLAVAAVLLLVALAAAYIPARRASRIAPLAALREN comes from the coding sequence ATGAGCTTCTTTCGCCTGCGCGCCTTGTTCCGCCGTTCGCACATGGAGTGTGATCTCCGGGACGAAATGTCGTTCCACGCTGCTACCGCGCGCCAGACCGTCGAGCTCGAAGCCACGGCGGAAGCCTGCCGCGATGCCCGCGGCGTTAGCTTCCTGGAGAACACCCTGCGCGACCTGCGCTATGCCGCCCGCGGTCTCTGGCACACGCCTGGCTTTACTATCCCCGCGCTGATGACTCTTGCCTTGGGCCTGGGAGCTGCCATCGCCATCTTTTCCGTCGCCGATGCGGTCCTCGTGCAACCGCTGGCCTATCCCGGCGCCAATCGCCTGATGGAGCTGCACGAGAGCATGCCGCTGCTGTTGAAAACTCCTGTCGCCTTCTCCGCGCCCGATATTGCTCAGGTGCAGAGGGCGGGAGCGGAATTCACCGGGGTGGCGAGCTTTGAGGAGAATCAGCGCGACCTGGTGGTGGGCGCTGCTGCTGCGGCGCGCGTCCGAACCACGCGCATTTCAGCCAATTTATTGCCGCTGCTCGGCATCAGCCCGGTGCTCGGGCGCAATTTTACCGCGCGCCAGGACCAGCCCGGCCAGCATGTGGCCATTCTCAGTAATGCGTTGTGGAAGCAGGAATTGGGCGGGGATCCACACGTTCTAGGCCGGACGCTGCATCTCGATGGTGTGCTCTACACCGTGGTGGGGGTCATGCCGCCCGGCTTCGAGTTCCCGCCTCGTGGTCTGCCGGACAACCGTCCCGCAGCGCTATTCGTGCCCATGGCGTTCACGACCACCGAGCTCACCGACTTAGCCGACGGTTTTGACTTTGGCGTGCTGGCCCGCTTACGGCCTGGCGCCACGCCGGCCGAGGCGCGCGTACAAATGGAGGCGGCCTCCAGCCGAATCCTGCAGATCTGGGCAGCCAAGCTGGGTAAAATCCCTGGCCTTTCACTCGTCATCACGGTCGATCCGCTGCGTGATCTGGTCATTGGTCCAACGCGCGTCCTCATGGATCTGCTGCTGGGCGCCGCGGCGCTGCTGTTGCTGCTCAGTTGTGCGAACGTGGCCAATTTATTTCTGGTTCGCGCCACCACGCGCCGCCGCGAGTGGTCGTTGCGGGCAGCACTGGGCGCCAGCGGCGGGCGTCTAATCCGCCAGGCGCTAACCGAGTCCACGTTACTCAGCCTGGTTGCTGCCGCGGGCGGGCTGATGCTGGCCTGGGGCGCACTCGCCGCGCTCACCGCATCCGCCCCGGCCAGCCTTCCTCAGGTGCGGGAGATCGGCTTGAACGGTTGGTCCCTGCTCTTCGCCGCCGCCGTGGCGTTAGTGGCTGGACCGCTGTGTGGCCTGCTGCCGGCGCACGCGGCCGCCCGTTCGGATCTGGAGCAGAACCTGCGCGCCGATGCGCCCTCGCTTGCCGGTGGTGGCAGTGGAGCACGTGCGCGCCAGACGCTCGTGGTAGCGCAGGTAGCCATCGCCTTCGTCCTCGTCTGTGGTGCCGGGCTACTGGTACACAGCTTCGTTCAGGCAGAAGCAGGCAGCTCCGGTACCCACCCTCAGGGCGTTACCACCGCCGAGTTGCTTCTTCCCCAGACTCAGTACGCCGCCGCCGGCCGGGCAGTCACGTTCGTGAGAGAACTGCAAGGGCGCCTCGAGGCGCAGCCGGGCGTTAGGGTGAGTGCGGTTTCCACCGCGCTTCCGACTGAACCGAATTGGGGCCGCATTTTTACGGTTGAGGATAAGCCAGCGCCGGCTGGCACCCCGCTTCCGGTGTCGAAGCACACCTTGGTGACGCGCGGCTTTTTCCGCACCCTCGGAATTCCCATGGTTGAGGGTCGCGACTTTACGCCCCAGGAAGTTCAGGGCGGGCGCCATGTGGTCATTGTCAGCGCCAGCATAGCCCGCCGCTACTGGCGGCACGGCAGCGCCATCGGGCAGCGCATTGCGTGGGGGACGTCGGGCGGCCACGCCCCCTGGCTAACGATTGTTGGGATTGCCGGCGATGTCAAGGAGTCCGGCCTCGACCAGCCTGCAGGGTTGCAAACCTACGTCCCTTACGGACAGATGTGCGCAACCGCTAGATCTGACGACGCCTGCCGCAACCTCTACTTGAGTGTGCAGGGGCGCGACCGCGCGCTGCTGTCGCTGCCGCGGTTTGTGGCGGGTGTGGATCCGGAAATACCAGTCACCAACGTGCGTCCCTTGCAAGCCGTGCTCGATGCCTCGATCACACCGCGCCGATTCAACACGCTATTGCTCGCTGTGTTTGGCCTGGCGGCTCTGTTGCTGGCAGGCATCGGTCTTTACGGCGTGCTGTCTTTCGCCGTTGCCGGCCGCAAGCGCGAGCTGGCGGTCCGTATGGCGCTGGGCGCTGCGCCTGGCTCCGTCGTACGAATGGTCATCGGCATCGGCGGCCGCCTGGCGCTGGCGGGCCTCCTCATCGGCGCCCTCTGCGCCTGGCTGCTGTCCGGCATACTGCATGCCAGCCTCGGGGATTTGCTCTACCGCACTGCTACCCTGGACCCGTTCACTTGGCTTGCGGTCGCCGCGGTCCTATTGCTGGTCGCTCTGGCCGCCGCCTACATCCCCGCCCGCCGCGCCAGCCGCATCGCGCCCCTCGCCGCCCTGCGTGAAAACTAG
- a CDS encoding PadR family transcriptional regulator, with translation MSGLDLPQGTLDLLILKAVALEPRHGCAIAERIAQISRGAVAVRPGSLYPALHRLERRGLLRPRWGASENNRRAKFYELTVRGRKQLEQESAAWRQLTVAVNDILESA, from the coding sequence ATGTCCGGCCTCGACCTCCCACAGGGTACTCTCGATCTTCTGATCTTGAAAGCGGTCGCGCTCGAGCCGCGCCATGGCTGCGCCATCGCCGAGCGCATCGCCCAGATCTCGCGTGGCGCCGTAGCGGTCCGCCCCGGCTCGCTCTATCCGGCATTGCACCGGCTGGAGCGCCGCGGCCTGCTGCGCCCGCGTTGGGGAGCGTCCGAAAACAACCGCCGTGCCAAGTTCTATGAACTGACCGTGCGCGGCCGCAAACAGCTCGAACAGGAGTCCGCTGCCTGGCGTCAGTTGACCGTCGCGGTCAACGACATTCTGGAGTCCGCATGA
- a CDS encoding 1-acyl-sn-glycerol-3-phosphate acyltransferase, with the protein MIRSVLTWALTWGYMVAAGLVSLPIIWLTGRLGFTYRAARLGLRLLFKLAGVRIEVKGALPVLPAGTTPLYMANHQSNLDPPILVVALPGNLAFLAKKQLFSVPILGTVLKVGGLIPVARAGNPNAARAIEARAAAAIRAGRPFIIFPEGTRSRDGSLLEFKKGPFYLAELIQAPVVPVRIEGSGALMAKGSARIRPGVVTLRVYPPIEPGAWADARDPRAALAALVRERLAPLALR; encoded by the coding sequence ATGATCCGGTCCGTCCTCACGTGGGCTCTGACTTGGGGTTACATGGTCGCGGCGGGCCTGGTGAGTTTGCCCATCATCTGGCTTACCGGCCGGTTGGGTTTCACCTACAGAGCCGCGCGCCTCGGTCTGCGTTTGCTCTTCAAGCTCGCCGGCGTCCGGATCGAGGTCAAGGGCGCTCTGCCGGTGCTGCCGGCCGGTACGACTCCCCTCTATATGGCGAATCACCAGAGCAACCTCGATCCTCCCATCCTCGTCGTCGCCTTACCCGGCAACCTCGCCTTTCTCGCCAAGAAGCAATTGTTTTCCGTTCCCATCCTCGGCACCGTCCTTAAGGTTGGTGGCCTCATTCCCGTAGCACGTGCAGGCAACCCCAACGCGGCCCGTGCCATCGAGGCGCGCGCCGCCGCCGCCATCCGCGCCGGCCGTCCGTTTATCATTTTTCCTGAAGGCACCCGCTCGCGTGACGGTTCGCTCCTCGAATTCAAGAAAGGCCCGTTCTACCTCGCCGAACTAATCCAGGCGCCGGTCGTTCCCGTTCGCATTGAGGGCAGTGGCGCGCTCATGGCCAAAGGCTCCGCCCGTATCCGCCCCGGGGTCGTGACCCTGAGGGTTTATCCCCCCATCGAGCCAGGAGCATGGGCGGACGCCAGGGATCCACGAGCGGCTTTGGCAGCGCTGGTGCGGGAGCGTCTCGCTCCCCTTGCGCTTCGATGA
- the dapF gene encoding diaminopimelate epimerase yields the protein MTNDGNVRFAKAEANGNDFLIVDATVVSPSVRPAFARRICDRHRGVGADGVEFVRPRGSGFELTLYNADGSEAEISGNGTRCVAAFYARHGFRSGELLTGAGPRRVTVLDGAGAFWTIEVELGAPRIEGRDAALGAFVLSVGNPQCVVTVADFPGDWEARGAALEAHPRFPERTNVEFMRVLDRHRIEIRIFERGVGPTASSGTGSSASAVAAIAQGLANSPVEVVTPGGSQKVIWGGGSSSIKLLGPASIVAEGVFLYP from the coding sequence ATGACCAATGACGGCAACGTCCGTTTTGCCAAAGCCGAAGCCAATGGCAACGACTTCTTGATCGTCGATGCCACCGTGGTCTCACCGTCGGTCCGCCCGGCTTTTGCGCGCCGCATTTGCGACCGTCACCGCGGCGTCGGCGCCGATGGGGTCGAGTTTGTCCGACCGCGCGGCTCAGGCTTTGAGCTCACGCTGTACAATGCCGACGGCAGCGAAGCCGAAATCAGCGGCAATGGCACGCGCTGCGTGGCCGCGTTTTACGCTCGTCACGGCTTCCGCAGCGGCGAATTGCTAACCGGCGCCGGCCCCCGCCGCGTGACCGTACTCGACGGCGCCGGCGCCTTTTGGACGATTGAAGTTGAGCTGGGTGCGCCGCGGATCGAGGGCCGGGATGCCGCCCTCGGAGCTTTCGTCCTGTCGGTGGGCAATCCCCAGTGCGTTGTCACTGTGGCCGATTTCCCCGGAGACTGGGAGGCACGAGGTGCCGCGCTCGAAGCGCATCCACGCTTCCCGGAGCGCACCAATGTCGAATTCATGCGGGTGCTGGACCGTCATCGCATCGAAATCCGCATTTTCGAGCGCGGCGTTGGCCCCACGGCTTCGAGCGGCACCGGCAGTTCGGCTTCGGCCGTCGCGGCTATCGCCCAGGGTTTGGCGAACTCGCCCGTCGAAGTCGTCACGCCCGGTGGCAGCCAGAAGGTCATCTGGGGTGGCGGCTCATCCTCCATCAAGCTCCTTGGCCCGGCTTCGATTGTGGCCGAAGGAGTCTTCCTCTATCCATGA
- a CDS encoding sugar kinase → MPDSRSLLVVGTLAFDDITTPHGRAPRVLGGSCTYCALAASYFTPVRVVGVVGEDFTAEHQAVLTRRGIDTAGIEHAPGKSFFWAGEYEANPNNRHTLRTELNVLEHFQPKLPAAYLDSSTLFLGNVAPDLQCQVRDQLGARVGFVGGDTMNYWITGQPEAVKRLLSRLHLLVINDSEAHLLTGEHNLYRAARAILQQGPGAVVIKRGEHGATLYSFSQYFGVPAYPLDDICDPTGAGDAFAGGMLGYLTRQNKMDDMTLRRAVVYGSVMGSFACETFGPDRLAALSSEEIEARYQEFIDATRFDGEAASAR, encoded by the coding sequence TTGCCTGATTCCCGCTCTCTGCTTGTGGTTGGCACCCTCGCCTTCGATGACATCACTACACCCCACGGCCGTGCGCCGCGCGTGCTCGGCGGTTCGTGTACCTACTGCGCGCTGGCCGCCTCCTACTTCACCCCAGTGCGCGTGGTCGGCGTCGTGGGTGAGGATTTCACCGCGGAGCACCAGGCTGTGCTCACCCGCCGCGGCATTGATACCGCGGGCATCGAGCATGCGCCGGGCAAATCGTTCTTTTGGGCGGGCGAATACGAAGCCAATCCCAACAACCGCCATACGCTCCGAACCGAGCTGAACGTCCTCGAGCATTTCCAGCCCAAGCTGCCTGCCGCCTATCTCGACTCCAGCACCCTGTTCCTGGGCAATGTCGCTCCCGACTTGCAATGTCAGGTGCGCGACCAGCTTGGTGCGCGCGTCGGCTTCGTCGGCGGCGACACCATGAATTACTGGATCACCGGTCAGCCCGAAGCCGTCAAGCGCCTGCTCAGCCGCCTGCACTTGCTGGTGATCAACGACTCCGAAGCGCATCTCCTCACCGGCGAGCATAACCTCTACCGCGCGGCACGGGCCATCCTGCAACAGGGACCGGGTGCGGTGGTCATCAAGCGTGGCGAACACGGCGCCACCCTCTACAGCTTCAGCCAATATTTCGGTGTTCCTGCGTACCCATTGGACGACATCTGCGACCCCACCGGTGCCGGCGACGCTTTTGCTGGTGGCATGCTCGGCTATCTCACCCGTCAAAACAAAATGGACGATATGACCCTCCGCCGCGCCGTCGTCTATGGTTCGGTGATGGGCAGCTTCGCCTGTGAGACCTTTGGCCCCGATCGGCTGGCCGCGCTAAGCTCGGAAGAGATTGAAGCCCGCTATCAGGAATTCATCGACGCCACTCGTTTCGACGGTGAAGCCGCCAGCGCCCGCTGA
- the mtnP gene encoding S-methyl-5'-thioadenosine phosphorylase: protein MNEKAPIGIIGGSGLYNMPGLTSIEERQIETPFGTPSDTIILGLLDGIPVAFLARHGRGHRYCPSDVPYRANIFALKTLGVEQIISLSAVGSLKQAHAPLQFVLPDQFIDRTKRRADTFFCDGLVAHVSFADPTCARLRQALAGACAQARVEVHAGGVYVNMEGPAFSTRAESNLYRSWGADIIGMTNLTEAKLAREAEICYATVAMVTDYDCWHDGHDAVTVTEIVANLQRNAANAVAVVRAVVQQLQGAERTCSCGASLRHALITDPKFVSAATRSRLAPLIGKYLA, encoded by the coding sequence ATGAATGAGAAGGCCCCCATCGGGATCATTGGCGGCAGCGGCTTGTATAACATGCCGGGTCTGACTTCAATAGAAGAGCGGCAGATCGAAACCCCGTTCGGTACGCCCTCGGACACCATCATCCTGGGCTTGCTCGATGGCATTCCGGTAGCATTTTTGGCGCGCCATGGCCGAGGCCACCGCTACTGTCCCTCGGATGTCCCCTACCGTGCCAACATCTTCGCCCTGAAAACGCTCGGCGTCGAGCAGATCATCTCGCTCTCTGCTGTCGGTTCCTTGAAGCAGGCCCATGCGCCGCTGCAGTTCGTTCTGCCGGATCAGTTCATCGACCGCACCAAGCGGCGCGCCGACACCTTCTTTTGCGATGGCCTGGTCGCTCACGTCAGCTTCGCCGATCCCACCTGCGCACGCCTGCGCCAGGCCTTGGCCGGAGCCTGCGCGCAAGCCCGCGTCGAAGTCCATGCTGGCGGCGTCTACGTCAACATGGAGGGCCCCGCCTTTTCCACTCGCGCCGAGTCGAACCTGTACCGCTCCTGGGGCGCCGACATCATCGGCATGACCAACCTTACCGAGGCCAAGCTCGCCCGTGAAGCTGAAATCTGCTACGCCACCGTCGCCATGGTCACCGACTATGATTGCTGGCACGACGGCCACGATGCCGTGACCGTTACCGAAATTGTCGCCAATCTCCAGCGTAATGCCGCCAACGCCGTTGCCGTCGTCCGCGCCGTCGTCCAGCAGCTTCAGGGCGCGGAGCGCACCTGCTCCTGTGGAGCGTCCTTGCGCCATGCCCTCATCACCGATCCCAAATTCGTCTCTGCGGCCACGCGCTCGCGCCTGGCGCCGCTGATAGGAAAATACCTTGCCTGA
- the mce gene encoding methylmalonyl-CoA epimerase encodes MRPALDHFGIAVRDLEAACERWGLVGLAAEGREEVPHEKVRVAMLPLASGRIELLQATAPDSAIASFIEKRGEGLHHVALQVPDLPAAVERLKRAGARLVNETIQTGAGGHKYVFVHPSSTGGVLLELIEAHA; translated from the coding sequence GTGAGACCCGCTCTCGACCATTTCGGCATTGCTGTGCGCGACCTGGAGGCTGCCTGCGAGCGCTGGGGCTTGGTGGGCCTGGCGGCCGAGGGCAGGGAAGAGGTCCCGCACGAAAAGGTCCGCGTGGCGATGCTGCCGCTCGCTTCCGGCCGCATCGAGCTGCTGCAGGCGACTGCGCCCGACTCAGCCATCGCCAGTTTTATTGAAAAGCGCGGCGAGGGACTGCATCATGTCGCCCTGCAGGTTCCGGATTTGCCCGCAGCCGTAGAGCGGCTCAAGCGGGCTGGGGCACGGCTGGTGAACGAAACGATTCAGACCGGCGCGGGCGGTCACAAGTACGTGTTTGTGCACCCATCGAGCACCGGCGGCGTGTTATTGGAGTTGATTGAGGCACATGCATGA
- a CDS encoding DUF433 domain-containing protein: MDEPEIETNPAVMLGKPVIRGTRITVELLLRKLAEGASIEDLLADYPQLTEKNVRAAMAYGAASVAHETVLMLTVEARNSDAS, encoded by the coding sequence ATGGATGAGCCTGAAATCGAGACGAATCCGGCGGTTATGTTGGGCAAACCTGTGATTCGGGGTACGCGAATTACGGTCGAGCTGTTGTTGCGTAAACTTGCCGAAGGAGCGTCGATCGAGGATTTGCTGGCCGATTACCCTCAGCTCACCGAAAAGAACGTCCGTGCCGCCATGGCCTATGGTGCTGCCAGCGTTGCCCACGAAACGGTGCTAATGCTTACGGTCGAGGCGCGCAACAGCGACGCCTCGTGA
- the meaB gene encoding methylmalonyl Co-A mutase-associated GTPase MeaB, translating into MDFTKQLKSGGPRWLARAITSVVEHGPEAEDLLRAALTAGGHARVIGLTGAPGSGKSTLADALARAYRAAGETLGIIAVDPTSPFSGGAILGDRIRMQAHHGDPGIFIRSLATRGALGGLAAAASDVVALLDASGKDRILVETVGVGQDEVDIIKLADITVVVLVPGMGDAVQTLKAGIMEIADIFVINKADRGPERLEQEIRSMLALAVQTGSAGKDAWRPPVVRTVATEGTGIADLQAAIAQRLAWMDAHGGLDHFRALQWAERLRQFARERLADKLLTPLLSPTRLNVLADSIARHKTDPYTAVDSLIAEALHR; encoded by the coding sequence ATGGACTTCACTAAGCAACTGAAATCAGGCGGTCCGCGCTGGCTGGCCCGCGCCATCACCAGTGTCGTCGAGCACGGTCCTGAAGCCGAGGATCTGCTGCGTGCCGCGCTTACCGCGGGCGGCCATGCGCGCGTCATCGGCCTTACCGGCGCGCCGGGTTCCGGCAAATCGACGCTCGCCGACGCGCTCGCCCGAGCCTATCGTGCCGCCGGAGAAACCCTCGGCATCATCGCCGTCGATCCCACCAGCCCCTTCAGCGGCGGCGCCATTCTGGGCGATCGCATCCGCATGCAGGCGCATCACGGCGACCCGGGCATCTTCATTCGCAGCCTGGCGACGCGTGGTGCCCTGGGCGGACTGGCTGCCGCCGCCAGCGATGTCGTTGCCTTGCTCGATGCTTCCGGCAAAGACCGGATTCTGGTCGAAACCGTCGGTGTCGGTCAGGATGAAGTCGATATCATCAAACTCGCCGACATCACCGTCGTCGTGCTGGTGCCCGGCATGGGCGATGCGGTGCAGACGCTCAAAGCCGGCATCATGGAGATCGCCGACATCTTCGTCATCAACAAAGCCGACCGCGGCCCCGAGCGGCTGGAGCAGGAAATCCGCTCTATGCTGGCGCTCGCCGTACAAACCGGTAGCGCCGGGAAAGACGCCTGGCGCCCACCCGTCGTCCGCACGGTCGCCACCGAAGGCACCGGCATCGCGGATTTGCAAGCCGCCATCGCCCAGCGCCTCGCCTGGATGGACGCCCATGGCGGCCTCGATCATTTCCGGGCGCTGCAGTGGGCCGAACGCCTCCGCCAATTCGCCCGCGAACGCCTCGCCGACAAACTGCTCACGCCGCTGCTCAGCCCCACCCGCCTCAATGTCCTCGCCGACTCCATCGCCCGCCACAAAACTGACCCCTACACCGCCGTCGACTCCCTCATCGCCGAAGCCCTCCATCGTTGA
- a CDS encoding acyl-CoA dehydrogenase, giving the protein MNFELTEEQRDLQHTVRSFAEREIAPHVMEWDEKQAWPGEVLTELGKMGLLGILVPAELGGSGMGYIEYAIAVSELARVDGSIGLIVAAHNSLCTNHILQFGNDAQKKKFLPKLATGEWIGCWSLTEPQAGSDAGGTRTTAVHNASGWVLNGAKTFTTNGNHAQVCVAMAVSGKAQGKHGISAFIIERGTPGFRPGKKENKLGMRASDTSEMVFEDCHVPAAALLGNEGEGFIDALHVLDGGRISIAALGWGMAQGAYEAARRYALERKQFGKAIAEFQGIQWKLADLATEIEAARLLTLSAAWQKDQGATVTQASAMAKLFAGETAVKAASECVQIHGGYGFIKDYPAEKFYRDAKLCTIGEGTSEIQRLVIARELLRNGLH; this is encoded by the coding sequence ATGAATTTTGAACTGACTGAAGAGCAGCGCGATCTGCAGCATACCGTCCGCTCGTTTGCCGAACGCGAAATCGCGCCGCATGTGATGGAATGGGACGAAAAGCAGGCTTGGCCGGGTGAAGTACTCACCGAGCTTGGCAAAATGGGCCTGCTTGGCATTCTCGTGCCGGCCGAACTGGGGGGCAGCGGCATGGGCTACATCGAGTATGCGATCGCGGTCTCCGAACTGGCGCGCGTCGATGGCAGCATTGGCCTGATCGTCGCCGCCCACAATTCGCTCTGCACCAACCACATCCTACAATTCGGCAACGACGCGCAGAAGAAGAAGTTCCTGCCGAAGCTGGCGACCGGCGAATGGATCGGCTGCTGGAGCCTGACCGAGCCGCAGGCGGGTTCGGATGCCGGGGGCACGCGCACTACCGCGGTGCACAACGCCAGCGGCTGGGTTCTGAATGGCGCCAAAACCTTCACCACCAACGGCAACCACGCGCAGGTCTGCGTCGCCATGGCGGTCAGCGGCAAAGCCCAGGGCAAGCACGGCATTTCTGCCTTTATCATCGAACGCGGCACGCCCGGCTTCCGCCCCGGCAAAAAAGAAAACAAGCTCGGCATGCGCGCCAGCGACACCAGCGAAATGGTGTTCGAAGACTGCCATGTTCCTGCGGCGGCGTTGCTCGGTAACGAAGGCGAAGGCTTCATCGACGCCCTGCACGTGCTCGATGGCGGCCGCATCAGCATCGCCGCGCTGGGTTGGGGCATGGCGCAGGGCGCTTACGAAGCCGCGCGCCGCTACGCGCTCGAGCGCAAGCAGTTCGGCAAAGCCATTGCCGAATTCCAGGGCATTCAATGGAAACTGGCTGATCTCGCTACCGAAATCGAGGCTGCCCGGCTGCTTACCCTGAGCGCCGCCTGGCAAAAGGATCAGGGCGCAACCGTCACCCAGGCTTCCGCCATGGCCAAGCTCTTTGCCGGCGAGACCGCGGTGAAGGCCGCCAGCGAGTGCGTGCAGATTCACGGCGGCTATGGCTTCATCAAGGATTATCCCGCCGAGAAGTTCTACCGCGATGCCAAGCTGTGTACCATTGGGGAAGGCACCAGCGAGATTCAGCGCCTCGTGATTGCCCGCGAACTTCTCCGTAATGGACTTCACTAA
- a CDS encoding phosphoesterase encodes MAQVRVFFHNHCFDGSASAAVFTALYRHARGDAAFSYYGLTHKATGLFEGAEFSGDDNAIVDFKYSADPRVTWWFDHHQSAFLSPEDAEHFRKDKSGQKFYDPAYGSCTQFIADIGKKHFGFDPAPLAELIHWADIIDRAKFPSAEAAVQLKEPALQLALVIEGSTNPELLRRLIPDYLVASLPELLERDYVKRELAPLLERHWQSMEIIQQRLDCRDGVIAFDLSDLDMEGYNKFIPYYFCPEGIYSIGVSRSQYRMKVSVGSNPWHSGDNLVNLAELCERYGGGGHARVGAISFAPDQPERAREVAHEVVDYLRKQGR; translated from the coding sequence TTGGCGCAAGTTCGTGTTTTTTTCCACAATCATTGTTTTGACGGCTCAGCTTCGGCAGCGGTATTTACCGCTCTATACCGGCACGCGCGAGGGGACGCAGCGTTCTCGTATTACGGGCTGACGCATAAAGCTACCGGCTTGTTTGAGGGTGCCGAGTTTAGCGGAGATGACAATGCCATCGTGGATTTCAAGTACAGCGCCGATCCGCGCGTTACGTGGTGGTTCGATCACCACCAGAGCGCGTTTCTCAGCCCAGAGGACGCGGAACACTTCCGCAAGGACAAGTCCGGACAGAAATTCTACGATCCCGCCTATGGTTCCTGCACCCAATTCATTGCCGATATCGGCAAAAAGCACTTCGGCTTTGATCCCGCGCCGCTGGCGGAGCTGATTCACTGGGCCGATATCATCGATCGGGCCAAGTTTCCGAGCGCCGAGGCAGCTGTGCAACTGAAAGAGCCGGCGCTGCAGCTGGCGCTGGTGATCGAAGGTTCGACCAACCCGGAGCTGCTGCGGCGGTTGATTCCCGACTATCTGGTTGCTTCCCTGCCCGAGCTGCTGGAACGTGACTACGTGAAACGCGAGCTCGCGCCGCTGCTGGAACGGCACTGGCAATCGATGGAGATCATCCAGCAGCGGCTGGACTGCCGGGATGGAGTGATCGCCTTCGACCTTAGCGATCTGGACATGGAAGGTTACAACAAGTTCATCCCCTATTATTTTTGCCCGGAGGGAATCTACAGCATCGGCGTCAGCCGCAGCCAGTACCGGATGAAGGTGTCGGTGGGATCGAACCCCTGGCACAGCGGCGATAACCTGGTGAACCTGGCGGAGCTGTGCGAGCGCTACGGTGGCGGCGGGCATGCGCGCGTTGGCGCGATCTCGTTTGCACCCGATCAGCCGGAGCGCGCCCGCGAAGTGGCGCACGAAGTGGTGGATTATTTGCGCAAGCAAGGGAGGTAG
- a CDS encoding putative metal-dependent hydrolase yields MSADPRYPVGRFERPKTCTVAERADRIATLAALPGELRALIEPLDAAALERRYRPEGWTVRQLVHHLADSHLNAYIRTKFCLAEDTPTVKTYDEAVWAKMPDYNAPVDISLVLLDGLHQRWVALLRALPEASFQRAVRHPEWGLMPLDHLLAQYAWHSRHHTAHIRAALAS; encoded by the coding sequence ATGAGCGCCGATCCTCGTTATCCGGTTGGCCGATTCGAGCGGCCGAAAACCTGCACCGTTGCCGAACGCGCCGACCGTATTGCGACGCTGGCGGCGCTGCCAGGCGAACTGCGCGCGCTGATAGAACCGCTCGATGCGGCTGCCCTGGAGCGGCGCTATCGGCCGGAGGGCTGGACCGTGCGGCAGCTTGTGCATCATCTGGCCGACAGCCACCTGAACGCTTATATCCGCACCAAGTTTTGCCTTGCCGAAGATACGCCCACCGTCAAGACCTACGATGAAGCGGTTTGGGCGAAGATGCCGGACTACAATGCCCCCGTGGACATCTCCCTGGTGCTGCTGGACGGATTGCATCAGCGCTGGGTCGCGCTGCTGCGCGCGCTGCCGGAGGCGAGCTTTCAGCGCGCGGTACGGCATCCGGAATGGGGCCTGATGCCGCTCGACCATCTGCTGGCGCAGTATGCCTGGCACTCGCGCCATCACACCGCGCATATCCGGGCGGCGCTGGCCAGCTAG